Proteins encoded by one window of Arachis hypogaea cultivar Tifrunner chromosome 1, arahy.Tifrunner.gnm2.J5K5, whole genome shotgun sequence:
- the LOC112795551 gene encoding FHA domain-containing protein DDL isoform X1: MGRHSSSTNHHHSPSSRRHRSHRSISPPPQRDTKHRYSEKQARTSSGSPDPPPRSRSRSRSPSPRTKRLKRAQLERESEKSHGESGRGRGSEREVAERKKEKRREADDRGDGDADGRNGRRSRSRHERSPEQERNGRNRHHRSQSPPSQHRRHDSAKPRDEVTNIRGAEQMNDEDDSISKMKAAEEALEEKTKQKPSFELSGKLAAETNRFRGVTLLFNEPPEARKPDIKWRLYVFKNGEVLNEPLYIHRQSCYLFGRERRVADIPTDHPSCSKQHAVIQFRQVEKEQPDGLISKQIRPYVMDLGSTNKTFVNDSPIEPQRYYELREKDTIKFGNSSREYVLLHENSVQ; encoded by the exons ATGGGCCGTCACTCCTCTTCCACAAACCATCACCATTCTCCTTCCTCTCGCCGCCACCGGAGCCACCGAAGCATCTCTCCGCCGCCTCAGCGAGACACCAAGCACCGTTACTCAGAAAAACAGGCTCGGACCAGTTCCGGTTCCCCGGATCCTCCTCCTCGATCCCGGTCTCGCTCTCGTTCTCCATCGCCGAGAACCAAGCGATTGAAGAGAGCTCAATTGGAACGTGAGAGCGAGAAGAGCCATGGCGAAAGCGGAAGAGGTAGGGGTTCCGAGAGGGAGGTGGCGGAgcggaagaaggagaagaggagggAAGCCGATGACCGCGGCGATGGAGATGCCGACGGAAGGAACGGAAGGAGGTCGAGGTCTAGGCACGAGAGGTCGCCGGAGCAAGAGCGCAATGGTCGGAACAGGCACCACCGGTCGCAGTCTCCGCCTTCCCAACATCGCCGTCACGACTCTGCAAAGCCTCGTGATGAG GTGACTAACATAAGAGGAGCTGAACAGAT GAATGATGAGGATGATTCTATTTCAAAAATGAAGGCTGCTGAGGAGGCGCTGGAAGAAAAAACAAAG CAAAAACCTTCATTTGAACTATCTGGGAAGCTTGCGGCTGAAACGAATCGATTCAGAG GTGTTACTTTGTTGTTCAATGAACCACCAGAGGCTCGAAAACCTGACATTAAATGGAGGCTTTATGTTTTCAAGAATGGTGAAGTCCTCAATG AGCCCCTTTACATTCATCGTCAAAGTTGTTACCTTTTTGGAAGAGAAAGAAGGGTTGCTGACATCCCTACAGATCATCCTTCTTGCAGCAAGCAACATGCTGTTATTCAATTCCG GCAAGTTGAAAAGGAGCAACCTGATGGCTTAATATCAAAGCAAATAAG GCCTTATGTAATGGACCTCGGAAGCACAAACAAAACTTTCGTAAAT GATAGTCCCATTGAACCACAACGTTATTATGAACTTAGGGAGAAGGACACCATTAAATTCGGTAATAGTAG CCGAGAATACGTATTACTACATGAGAACTCAGTTCAGTAA
- the LOC112795559 gene encoding septum-promoting GTP-binding protein 1: MELRPSLSLRQKSRRTRTKTHDTATTMTQLRNTIELQWSFFFNKVSFVGRLCFHFVWDRILSCSLSSPPRPPSSSRYQRLSLRRDSPVDDDGGEGIMQGTRRSCGGGGYESDSDLVNLKISLFGDCHIGKTSFVIKYVGDEQEKRSLNMKGLNLMDKTLSVNGARILFSIWDVAGDKGSLDQIPMACKDANAILIMFDLTSRSTLNSVVGWYSEARKWNQTAIPILIGTKFDDFVRLPPNLQWTIVTQARAYARAMKATLFFSSATHNINVNKIFKFIMAKLFNLPWTVERNLTLGEPIIDF, translated from the exons atggagctACGACCTTCTCTGAGTCTGAGACAAAAATCCAGAAGAACAAGAACCAAAACACACGACACAGCAACGACCATGACTCAGCTCAGAAACACAATCGAACTTCAATGGAGCTTCTTCTTCAATAAAGTCTCCTTTGTTGGTCGTTTATGCTTCCACTTTGTTTGGGATAGGATCTTGTCTTGCTCTCTAAGTTCACCACCAAGGcctccttcttcttcacgttacCAGAGACTTTCACTCCGCCGTGATTCTCCGGTGGACGACGACGGAGGTGAGGGGATCATGCAGGGGACAAGAAGGagctgtggtggtggtgggtatGAGTCAGATTCTGATTTGGTGAATCTCAAGATTAGTTTGTTTGGTGATTGCCATATTGGAAAAACTAGCTTTGTG ATCAAGTATGTAGGGGATGAGCAAGAAAAGAGGAGCTTGAATATGAAGGGACTTAATCTGATGGACAAAACTTTATCGGTTAATGGAGCTAGAATTTTGTTTAGTATATGGGATGTTGCAG GTGACAAAGGGTCATTGGATCAAATTCCCATGGCTTGTAAAGATGCAAATGCAATTTTGATTATGTTTGATCTCACAAGTAGATCCACACTAAATAG TGTTGTTGGATGGTATAGTGAAGCAAGAAAGTGGAATCAG ACTGCAATTCCCATTCTAATAGGAACcaaatttgatgattttgttaGACTTCCACCTAATTTGCAATGGACCATTGTAACACAg GCTAGGGCTTATGCAAGGGCAATGAAAGCTACCCTTTTCTTCTCAAGTGCAACTCACAACATTAATGTGAACAAAATCTTCAAGTTCATAATGGCCAAGCTCTTTAATTTGCCATGGACAGTAGAAAGAAACTTGACTTTGGGAGAGCCCATTATTGATTTCTGA
- the LOC112795551 gene encoding FHA domain-containing protein DDL isoform X2, with the protein MAKAEEVGVPRGRWRSGRRRRGGKPMTAAMEMPTEGTEGGRGLGTRGRRSKSAMVGTGTTGRSLRLPNIAVTTLQSLVMRCPVTNIRGAEQMNDEDDSISKMKAAEEALEEKTKQKPSFELSGKLAAETNRFRGVTLLFNEPPEARKPDIKWRLYVFKNGEVLNEPLYIHRQSCYLFGRERRVADIPTDHPSCSKQHAVIQFRQVEKEQPDGLISKQIRPYVMDLGSTNKTFVNDSPIEPQRYYELREKDTIKFGNSSREYVLLHENSVQ; encoded by the exons ATGGCGAAAGCGGAAGAGGTAGGGGTTCCGAGAGGGAGGTGGCGGAgcggaagaaggagaagaggagggAAGCCGATGACCGCGGCGATGGAGATGCCGACGGAAGGAACGGAAGGAGGTCGAGGTCTAGGCACGAGAGGTCGCCGGAGCAAGAGCGCAATGGTCGGAACAGGCACCACCGGTCGCAGTCTCCGCCTTCCCAACATCGCCGTCACGACTCTGCAAAGCCTCGTGATGAGGTGTCCG GTGACTAACATAAGAGGAGCTGAACAGAT GAATGATGAGGATGATTCTATTTCAAAAATGAAGGCTGCTGAGGAGGCGCTGGAAGAAAAAACAAAG CAAAAACCTTCATTTGAACTATCTGGGAAGCTTGCGGCTGAAACGAATCGATTCAGAG GTGTTACTTTGTTGTTCAATGAACCACCAGAGGCTCGAAAACCTGACATTAAATGGAGGCTTTATGTTTTCAAGAATGGTGAAGTCCTCAATG AGCCCCTTTACATTCATCGTCAAAGTTGTTACCTTTTTGGAAGAGAAAGAAGGGTTGCTGACATCCCTACAGATCATCCTTCTTGCAGCAAGCAACATGCTGTTATTCAATTCCG GCAAGTTGAAAAGGAGCAACCTGATGGCTTAATATCAAAGCAAATAAG GCCTTATGTAATGGACCTCGGAAGCACAAACAAAACTTTCGTAAAT GATAGTCCCATTGAACCACAACGTTATTATGAACTTAGGGAGAAGGACACCATTAAATTCGGTAATAGTAG CCGAGAATACGTATTACTACATGAGAACTCAGTTCAGTAA